One window from the genome of Pedobacter schmidteae encodes:
- a CDS encoding peroxiredoxin, which translates to MMKKSIVPFLGLTVLSMGAFAQDKLELTAKMPDLVNGEVVYLWNPIDKGTDSTYVKDKSFSFSKPMKGGGSTFILASGKDSEKTGLGMIIYLEAGKMHIQGNGTGFKDATMTGDAFVSQWVALEKGMKETYDNISKLDELSLEFAEASKLGDEAAVKSIGAQSSILRQKVIAAGKNWLDSHLSWGSSAYLVNAVLSEMLTEQEKLDYLNKFTGNAKNQLTTAMLASFSGSSEQWVNKQAPNFFQPDANGKVLSLDNFKGKYVLVDFWASWCTPCRVEIPELKSVYEKYKDKNFTILSISLDKDKEKWMEAMNHEQMSWPQLSDLKGDQNSAAKAYKVLGIPANFLVDPSGKIIAAGIRDYNPGSKALDKFLSKLIK; encoded by the coding sequence ATGATGAAAAAATCTATAGTGCCTTTTTTAGGCCTGACTGTGCTTTCGATGGGAGCTTTTGCGCAGGATAAACTGGAACTGACAGCAAAAATGCCTGACCTGGTTAATGGTGAAGTTGTCTATCTTTGGAACCCGATAGATAAAGGAACGGATTCTACTTATGTAAAAGACAAAAGTTTTTCTTTTTCTAAGCCGATGAAAGGAGGGGGATCGACATTTATTTTGGCATCTGGAAAAGACAGTGAAAAGACGGGATTAGGGATGATCATTTATCTGGAAGCTGGAAAAATGCATATACAAGGGAATGGAACCGGATTTAAAGATGCCACTATGACGGGGGATGCTTTTGTATCTCAATGGGTAGCTTTGGAGAAAGGAATGAAAGAAACTTATGATAATATCAGCAAACTTGACGAGTTGTCGCTTGAATTTGCTGAAGCCAGTAAACTGGGGGATGAAGCTGCGGTAAAATCAATTGGCGCGCAAAGTTCCATATTGAGACAAAAGGTTATTGCTGCTGGCAAAAACTGGTTGGACAGCCACCTCAGTTGGGGTTCTTCTGCATATTTGGTTAATGCGGTATTGTCCGAAATGTTGACTGAGCAGGAAAAACTGGACTATCTGAATAAATTTACCGGGAATGCAAAGAACCAGCTGACTACGGCGATGCTAGCCAGTTTCTCTGGTTCTTCAGAGCAATGGGTGAATAAACAGGCACCAAATTTTTTTCAGCCTGATGCAAATGGCAAGGTATTGAGCCTGGACAATTTCAAAGGTAAATATGTATTGGTTGATTTCTGGGCAAGCTGGTGCACCCCTTGTCGCGTAGAGATTCCGGAATTAAAATCAGTATATGAAAAATATAAAGATAAAAACTTTACCATATTGAGTATTTCACTGGATAAAGACAAAGAGAAATGGATGGAGGCAATGAACCATGAACAGATGTCGTGGCCACAATTATCGGATTTAAAAGGAGATCAGAATAGTGCAGCCAAAGCTTATAAAGTATTGGGTATCCCTGCTAATTTTCTGGTCGATCCAAGTGGAAAAATTATCGCAGCAGGTATAAGGGATTATAATCCGGGCAGTAAAGCGCTGGATAAATTTTTAAGTAAACTGATCAAATAA
- a CDS encoding carboxy terminal-processing peptidase has product MNKTNYSYALKCLAYSAALCLGPVQNLWAQVGQPDIAATQKATILNVVRNLEQKHVRPKAIDDNFSKIIWKKYLESLDPNKDVFLKSDFEELKKYELIIDDELHEGSSAFFTAAYQIYQKRLLSAAAGYKKILAKPFDFNKKETVQLNGSLLGYAGSQAELSRLWQKKAKYLVLQRLQDLDSVKEGGQTTEKEARMKVDKWLMGTFKNLTGPSALNERFSQYLNIVTLEVDPHTNYFAPVQTRNISNHMAKRFFGVGLELQEKDGDVFIKALRPGGMALKSGLVDVNDRILSISDPNGKMVDIAGKAIVEVADLIRGDQDTEVAMNLLKTNGQEKTVSLKRAEIKDEEGRARSAIMEKDGQKIGYLFLPEFYVDMVNPAGIRSADDVLQEILKLKAENVKGIIFDLRNNGGGSLDEVVKMTGYFLGAGPKVQIKGPNELKIHTTYNEALYNGPLVVMVNEQSASASEIFAAAIQDYKRGIIIGSPATYGKGSAQATLPMGKMGDKVKGVPNVSYGSLRLTQHHFYRVNGASTQLRGVRSDVVLPGKLAYLKVREMDNSTALQWDSIPALRYTESNQPGVWNKVLNLAREIAGKDNSFKNIDENSKLLAESQLNPVNLNRYEFKKQQEVLQEYTQKIEIGAKMTALKKIKVSAAPGYGEKTGNEWYLKWIEGLSTDLYIDKSLDIINGTMVKK; this is encoded by the coding sequence ATGAACAAAACTAACTATTCTTACGCCCTTAAGTGTTTGGCTTATTCGGCAGCGCTTTGCTTAGGCCCGGTACAAAACCTGTGGGCACAGGTGGGGCAGCCTGATATTGCAGCAACCCAAAAAGCTACCATTCTGAATGTTGTCCGAAACCTGGAGCAAAAACATGTGCGTCCTAAAGCGATTGACGATAATTTCTCAAAGATAATCTGGAAAAAATACCTGGAAAGCCTTGATCCGAATAAAGATGTATTTCTGAAAAGCGATTTTGAGGAATTGAAGAAATATGAGCTGATCATTGATGACGAATTGCATGAGGGATCATCAGCGTTTTTTACGGCTGCTTATCAGATTTATCAGAAAAGGTTGCTGTCTGCTGCCGCTGGCTATAAAAAAATACTGGCAAAACCTTTTGACTTTAATAAGAAGGAAACAGTTCAGTTGAACGGGAGCCTGCTTGGGTATGCAGGGAGCCAGGCAGAACTGAGCAGATTATGGCAGAAAAAAGCAAAATACCTGGTGCTGCAAAGATTACAGGATTTGGATAGCGTTAAGGAGGGAGGGCAAACAACCGAAAAAGAAGCCAGAATGAAAGTAGATAAATGGCTGATGGGTACATTTAAAAACCTCACAGGACCATCAGCATTGAACGAAAGGTTTAGTCAGTATTTGAATATTGTAACATTGGAAGTAGATCCGCATACCAATTATTTTGCCCCGGTTCAAACCAGAAATATCAGCAACCATATGGCAAAACGCTTTTTTGGCGTTGGTTTGGAGCTTCAGGAAAAAGATGGAGATGTGTTTATTAAGGCCTTAAGACCAGGAGGAATGGCCTTAAAAAGTGGATTGGTAGATGTAAACGACCGCATCCTGAGCATTAGTGATCCTAATGGAAAAATGGTGGATATTGCAGGAAAGGCTATTGTTGAGGTGGCCGACCTGATTCGTGGTGATCAGGACACTGAAGTGGCTATGAACTTATTGAAAACTAATGGGCAGGAAAAAACCGTATCACTAAAAAGAGCCGAAATTAAAGATGAGGAAGGGCGGGCAAGAAGTGCAATTATGGAAAAAGATGGGCAAAAGATCGGATATCTTTTTTTACCTGAATTTTATGTAGATATGGTTAATCCTGCTGGAATTCGTTCGGCCGACGATGTGTTGCAGGAAATCCTTAAACTCAAAGCTGAGAACGTAAAGGGAATCATTTTTGATCTGAGAAACAATGGGGGAGGTTCATTGGATGAGGTGGTGAAGATGACCGGCTACTTCTTAGGCGCAGGGCCTAAAGTCCAGATTAAAGGCCCTAACGAACTTAAAATACATACTACTTATAACGAAGCTCTTTATAATGGACCGTTGGTGGTTATGGTGAACGAGCAAAGTGCTTCGGCATCAGAGATATTTGCAGCTGCGATTCAGGATTATAAGAGAGGGATTATTATTGGGAGTCCTGCAACTTATGGAAAAGGGAGTGCACAGGCCACGCTTCCAATGGGTAAGATGGGAGACAAGGTTAAGGGAGTGCCAAATGTAAGCTATGGTTCGTTACGACTTACCCAACATCATTTTTACAGGGTCAACGGTGCGTCCACACAATTGAGGGGTGTACGTTCGGATGTAGTGCTTCCCGGAAAGCTAGCCTATCTTAAGGTTAGGGAAATGGATAATAGTACGGCATTGCAATGGGATAGTATTCCGGCATTACGTTATACAGAATCTAATCAGCCTGGGGTTTGGAATAAAGTCTTGAACTTAGCGAGAGAAATTGCCGGGAAAGACAATTCTTTTAAAAATATTGACGAAAATAGTAAATTGCTTGCAGAATCGCAGCTTAATCCGGTGAACCTGAACCGTTACGAATTCAAGAAACAACAAGAAGTATTGCAGGAATATACGCAGAAGATTGAAATTGGTGCCAAAATGACGGCATTGAAAAAAATAAAAGTGAGTGCTGCTCCGGGTTATGGCGAAAAGACAGGTAACGAGTGGTACCTGAAATGGATAGAGGGGCTTTCGACTGATTTGTATATTGATAAAAGCCTGGATATTATAAATGGCACAATGGTGAAGAAATAA
- a CDS encoding FecR family protein produces MDQEEKINWDKLLKHIEGPNQIQNDEELNQEELEMLLLAEEINMGLQEKDPKLKFPVQEGWEELKLRYEERTKRSKRVKLYRVLTVAAVLLLIFAPAWWLFLRQSDTSSPVSDSQIRLTLSNGKTVELDASHSDILKSEGAALNGSNLTYKPETKAIAEGEELNMNTLTVPKGKYTRLELSDGTMIWLNAGSKLIYPTSFAASKREVSLEGEAYFDVKHNAERPFVVQLGDVEVKVLGTAFSINTFGTVVQTALERGKVSLLAGNQSLFLLPGELGVYNPKQKSLQKTEADMRMYTAWKDLDVYFNNNTLQEITSRLEREYDLDFSFENEALKNLHFTIDMPRTTDFTKILNNIRLSSNQVDFIVKGKSIQVRQR; encoded by the coding sequence ATGGATCAGGAAGAAAAAATAAACTGGGATAAATTGTTAAAGCATATTGAAGGGCCAAACCAGATACAAAATGACGAGGAATTGAATCAGGAGGAGCTTGAAATGCTGCTGCTGGCAGAAGAAATAAATATGGGCTTACAAGAAAAAGATCCTAAACTTAAATTTCCGGTACAGGAAGGTTGGGAAGAACTGAAGCTAAGGTATGAGGAAAGAACAAAACGTTCAAAACGTGTTAAGTTATATCGTGTGCTGACCGTGGCTGCGGTGTTGCTGCTGATTTTTGCACCTGCATGGTGGCTGTTTTTGCGTCAAAGCGATACCTCAAGTCCGGTTTCAGATAGCCAGATCAGACTGACATTGAGTAATGGTAAAACGGTTGAACTGGATGCAAGTCATTCTGATATTTTAAAGTCGGAAGGGGCTGCATTGAACGGAAGTAACCTGACCTACAAGCCCGAGACAAAAGCGATTGCAGAGGGGGAGGAACTTAACATGAATACACTGACTGTACCAAAAGGGAAATATACGCGCCTGGAACTGAGTGATGGAACTATGATATGGCTAAACGCAGGATCGAAACTGATTTATCCTACGTCTTTTGCTGCCAGCAAAAGAGAGGTTAGTCTGGAAGGTGAAGCTTATTTCGATGTAAAGCATAATGCCGAAAGACCTTTTGTGGTTCAGCTTGGGGATGTGGAGGTGAAAGTACTTGGGACTGCTTTTAGTATAAATACGTTTGGTACTGTTGTACAAACAGCTTTGGAGCGAGGAAAAGTAAGCTTGCTGGCAGGCAATCAATCTTTGTTTCTTTTACCTGGAGAATTGGGAGTTTATAACCCGAAGCAGAAATCTTTACAGAAAACTGAAGCAGATATGAGGATGTACACAGCCTGGAAAGACCTGGATGTATATTTTAATAATAATACCCTGCAAGAGATTACTTCCCGACTTGAACGGGAATATGACCTGGACTTTAGTTTTGAAAATGAGGCACTCAAAAACCTTCATTTCACCATTGATATGCCCAGAACTACCGATTTTACTAAGATCCTGAACAACATCAGGCTGAGTAGTAACCAGGTTGATTTTATAGTAAAAGGGAAAAGTATACAGGTTAGGCAACGTTAG
- a CDS encoding RNA polymerase sigma-70 factor codes for MADLSRIEALFKAHYSFLCAVAYRVVEDEEVAKDIVQNFFLYCLDKISTIAVQTSFKNYAFRAVRNASLSYKKKARKIDYNDELLLQTAAHLVSQQEQEDALEYEARDKVLWDIIGQLPEKRRHVFLLSNKDGLKYTEIAAQLDISVNTVKTHIKLSYEFLRRECQSLIRTIIVIGIWIGLY; via the coding sequence ATGGCAGATCTTTCCAGAATAGAAGCTTTATTTAAAGCGCATTATTCCTTTTTATGCGCTGTTGCCTATCGGGTTGTAGAAGACGAGGAGGTTGCCAAAGATATTGTCCAAAATTTTTTTCTGTATTGCCTGGATAAGATTTCGACTATAGCCGTTCAGACCAGTTTTAAGAATTATGCTTTCCGGGCGGTAAGAAATGCTTCACTCAGTTACAAAAAGAAGGCTAGAAAAATTGACTACAATGATGAGCTATTGCTGCAAACAGCAGCTCATCTGGTTAGTCAGCAGGAACAGGAAGATGCGCTGGAATATGAGGCACGCGATAAAGTACTTTGGGACATTATTGGTCAGCTGCCCGAGAAGCGGAGGCACGTGTTTTTGCTGAGTAATAAAGATGGGTTAAAATATACAGAAATTGCTGCCCAGTTGGACATCTCAGTGAATACCGTAAAAACACATATTAAGTTATCCTATGAATTTTTGCGACGCGAATGCCAGTCGCTCATCAGGACAATAATTGTAATAGGCATATGGATAGGATTATATTAA
- a CDS encoding GDSL-type esterase/lipase family protein — protein sequence MYWYENEVKRLEKERLVTGRDPDLIFYGSSSIRLWHNLGDDFKESKVVNLGFGGSTLAACVWFFERIMMHYNPKALIVYAGDNDLGDGRHPEEIFIFFQQLMVKIANRFGDIPCYFVSLKPSISRWHKADQFRYTNNLIESEIIKLSNNWTFIDVFKKMLDKSGCPEPAYFTHDQLHLSEKGYQLWGNIINQFLIPR from the coding sequence ATGTATTGGTATGAAAATGAAGTAAAGCGACTTGAAAAGGAGCGGTTGGTAACGGGGCGTGACCCGGACCTGATTTTTTACGGAAGCTCGTCCATACGTCTGTGGCATAATTTGGGCGATGATTTCAAAGAATCGAAAGTAGTAAACCTTGGGTTCGGCGGATCTACCCTTGCAGCCTGTGTATGGTTTTTTGAAAGGATTATGATGCATTACAACCCCAAAGCCCTGATTGTGTATGCCGGCGACAACGACCTGGGAGATGGGCGGCACCCCGAAGAGATTTTTATTTTTTTTCAGCAATTGATGGTGAAAATTGCCAATCGATTTGGCGACATACCTTGTTATTTTGTTTCCTTAAAACCCAGCATAAGTCGATGGCATAAGGCCGATCAGTTTAGGTATACCAATAACCTGATAGAAAGTGAGATTATCAAACTGAGCAACAATTGGACTTTTATTGATGTGTTTAAAAAAATGCTGGATAAATCGGGCTGTCCGGAACCCGCTTATTTTACCCATGACCAGCTTCACTTAAGCGAAAAGGGCTATCAGCTTTGGGGTAATATTATTAATCAATTTTTAATCCCCAGGTAA
- a CDS encoding APC family permease translates to MEKENQGDSFKRELGLLDGTMLVVGSMIGSGIFIVSADITRNVGSAGWLIAVWVITGLMTMTAAISYGELSGMYPKAGGQYVYLKEAYNKLIAFLYGWSFFAVIQTGTIAAVGVAFSKFAAYLIPALSEDNKLLQIQTGLDACNQPTYFSVSSAQIMSIAIIALLTYSNTRGVKGGKWIQNIFTSTKLLALFGLIIAGIVMCKPDVWHANWANTWMATKAALVDSCNPAAGFSVTPIAGTALLGGIAAAMVGSVFSSDAWNNVTFIAGEMKNPKRNIGLSLFLGTLIVTTIYVAANLVYLAVLPMDEIAHAAKDRVAVTASTVIFGGIGTALIAVMIMISTFGCNNGLILAGSRVYYTMAQDGLFFKSAGKLNKHGVPQWALWAQFVVAAILCLSGKYGDLLDMISFVVVIFYVLTIGGIFILRKRLPDAERPYKAFGYPLLPALYIILGISFCLLLIWFKPQFTWPGLIIVLIGIPIYYLTRQKEAVK, encoded by the coding sequence ATGGAGAAAGAAAATCAGGGTGACTCTTTTAAGCGGGAGCTTGGCCTTTTAGATGGTACAATGCTGGTCGTTGGATCGATGATCGGCTCGGGGATATTTATTGTAAGTGCCGATATTACCCGTAATGTGGGCAGTGCCGGATGGCTGATAGCCGTGTGGGTAATTACCGGGCTGATGACCATGACAGCCGCTATCAGTTACGGAGAGTTGAGTGGAATGTATCCCAAAGCTGGTGGCCAGTATGTTTATCTTAAAGAAGCTTATAACAAGCTGATCGCCTTTTTATATGGTTGGAGTTTTTTTGCTGTTATACAAACAGGTACCATTGCTGCGGTTGGGGTGGCTTTCTCCAAATTTGCAGCTTACCTGATTCCGGCATTGAGTGAGGACAATAAACTGCTGCAAATACAGACCGGGCTTGATGCCTGCAACCAGCCAACCTATTTTTCGGTGAGTTCTGCACAGATCATGTCTATCGCTATTATAGCCTTGCTTACTTATTCCAATACCCGCGGGGTAAAAGGAGGGAAGTGGATCCAGAATATTTTTACTTCTACCAAATTACTTGCGCTTTTTGGGCTAATCATTGCAGGTATTGTGATGTGTAAACCCGATGTATGGCATGCCAACTGGGCCAATACCTGGATGGCCACAAAAGCAGCACTGGTCGACAGCTGTAATCCGGCTGCTGGATTTAGTGTAACGCCAATTGCTGGAACGGCTTTATTGGGTGGTATTGCTGCTGCTATGGTAGGCTCTGTTTTTAGTAGTGATGCCTGGAACAATGTAACCTTTATTGCCGGTGAAATGAAAAACCCTAAAAGAAATATAGGTCTTAGTCTGTTTTTGGGTACCCTTATTGTAACTACTATCTATGTGGCTGCCAATCTGGTTTATCTTGCTGTATTACCTATGGATGAGATTGCCCATGCAGCTAAGGATAGGGTAGCGGTAACTGCTTCTACGGTTATTTTTGGCGGTATAGGTACTGCCCTGATTGCCGTGATGATCATGATCTCGACCTTTGGCTGTAACAACGGCCTTATACTAGCCGGATCAAGGGTTTATTATACCATGGCACAGGACGGTTTGTTCTTTAAAAGTGCGGGGAAATTAAATAAACATGGTGTTCCGCAATGGGCGCTTTGGGCACAATTTGTAGTTGCCGCAATTCTTTGTCTCAGTGGTAAATATGGCGATCTGCTCGATATGATCTCCTTTGTGGTAGTTATATTTTATGTACTTACTATCGGGGGGATTTTTATTCTTCGGAAGAGATTACCTGATGCTGAACGTCCTTATAAAGCATTTGGATACCCATTATTGCCAGCCTTATATATCATTTTGGGTATCAGTTTCTGCTTGCTGTTGATCTGGTTTAAACCACAATTTACATGGCCGGGATTGATTATCGTGCTGATCGGCATTCCTATTTATTATTTGACCAGGCAAAAAGAAGCGGTTAAGTGA
- a CDS encoding ATP-dependent RecD-like DNA helicase, with the protein MSNAVSSNSIFDKVLSFIDYTDQSIFLTGKAGTGKTTLLKRIKETSSKKMAVIAPTGVAAMNAKGTTINSFFQLPPGSFFPGDISLEHLQSGFLSIQSMVSDLSYNREKLSLFNELELLVIDEVSMVRCDLLDVIDAILRSVRKNNAPFGGVQLLLIGDLYQLPPVTKREDWSFLNRAYPSPYFFDALVIRKNPVLQIELTTVFRQTEPEFINILNDIRNNQISESGLELLNRRYATDDNTSSEVSPIIITSHNAEANAINKEKLDELPGTAYTFEGEVSGEFRDLGLQAEQSLTLKEGAQIMFIKNDTGENRKFYNGKIGKIKSVTDGEIYISFPNEEDLLLEKTSWQSFEYKTDAEEAIVQQQVGEFSQYPIKLAWAVTIHKSQGLTFDSAIIDAGKSFVAGQVYVALSRVRTLNGLILKSKISTDSLRSNTEVINYMKPVKEEELDNILIAGQESFILQLVLNHFSFSRIFTGLETMASNPEVVKAVLPEFKTLLVQLNKSVTDLLGLSERFQSQVKQLHQQNGFKDQQALQARIESALTYFTKELNLQLINQLNKNIRVKPKNKTQQQLQHLMQKYRQVIENRIALMQYAAGLLKEPIEAKAYTDWISKHKVQKQTKPGSSAAEQPTVNLQLF; encoded by the coding sequence ATGAGTAATGCCGTTTCTTCCAATTCAATTTTCGACAAAGTCCTATCTTTTATTGATTACACCGATCAAAGTATTTTTCTTACCGGAAAGGCAGGAACCGGAAAAACGACTTTACTGAAAAGAATCAAAGAAACAAGTTCAAAAAAAATGGCAGTCATTGCGCCTACAGGCGTTGCAGCCATGAACGCAAAAGGCACCACCATAAATTCATTTTTCCAGCTCCCCCCAGGATCATTTTTTCCCGGAGACATTAGCCTGGAACATCTGCAGTCTGGCTTTTTATCCATACAATCGATGGTATCAGACCTCAGTTATAACAGAGAGAAATTAAGTCTTTTTAATGAATTGGAGTTGTTGGTAATTGATGAGGTATCGATGGTACGCTGCGATTTGCTGGACGTAATTGACGCCATCCTCAGATCGGTAAGGAAAAACAATGCACCCTTCGGTGGTGTACAATTATTACTGATTGGTGATTTATACCAGCTACCACCAGTAACTAAAAGAGAAGACTGGAGTTTTTTGAACAGAGCCTATCCTTCGCCTTACTTCTTTGATGCCCTGGTCATCAGAAAAAATCCTGTTTTACAAATAGAGCTGACTACGGTGTTTCGGCAGACTGAACCTGAATTCATCAACATATTAAATGACATCAGAAACAATCAGATCAGTGAAAGCGGACTTGAACTTCTAAACAGAAGATATGCAACTGATGACAACACCAGCAGCGAGGTAAGCCCGATTATCATCACTTCGCATAATGCGGAAGCCAATGCCATTAACAAAGAGAAACTGGATGAACTGCCTGGTACAGCCTATACTTTTGAAGGTGAGGTAAGTGGAGAATTCCGGGACCTGGGCCTGCAGGCCGAACAAAGTCTGACACTTAAAGAAGGCGCGCAGATTATGTTTATTAAAAACGATACCGGCGAAAACCGCAAGTTCTATAACGGAAAAATTGGCAAGATAAAATCCGTGACAGATGGCGAAATTTATATCTCTTTTCCAAACGAGGAAGACTTATTATTGGAAAAAACCTCCTGGCAGTCCTTCGAGTATAAAACAGATGCAGAGGAAGCAATTGTACAGCAACAGGTAGGGGAATTTTCTCAGTACCCGATTAAACTGGCCTGGGCGGTAACCATTCACAAAAGCCAGGGGTTAACATTCGACAGTGCCATTATTGATGCCGGAAAATCATTTGTAGCCGGACAAGTTTACGTAGCCTTAAGCAGGGTAAGGACATTAAATGGCTTAATTTTGAAGTCGAAGATCAGTACCGACAGCCTAAGGTCAAATACAGAAGTGATCAATTACATGAAACCGGTGAAAGAAGAAGAACTGGATAATATTCTGATTGCCGGGCAAGAGAGTTTTATTCTTCAGCTGGTGCTGAATCACTTCTCGTTCAGTCGTATTTTTACCGGATTGGAAACCATGGCCTCAAACCCTGAGGTAGTCAAGGCAGTACTTCCTGAATTTAAAACCTTGCTGGTCCAGCTCAATAAATCGGTTACCGACCTCCTGGGCTTATCAGAGCGTTTCCAGAGCCAGGTAAAACAGCTGCATCAGCAAAATGGATTTAAAGATCAACAAGCGCTTCAGGCCAGAATTGAATCGGCCTTAACCTATTTTACGAAAGAGTTAAATCTGCAGCTCATCAATCAGCTCAATAAAAACATCAGGGTAAAACCTAAAAACAAGACCCAGCAACAATTGCAGCACCTGATGCAAAAATACAGACAGGTGATAGAAAACAGAATCGCCCTGATGCAATATGCCGCGGGCTTGTTGAAAGAACCAATTGAAGCTAAAGCCTATACCGACTGGATCAGCAAACATAAGGTACAAAAACAAACAAAACCCGGATCTTCAGCTGCAGAACAACCAACGGTCAACCTTCAACTGTTTTAA
- a CDS encoding esterase family protein, with amino-acid sequence MNRAYHKWYSKSLQRDMELLIFGHVGRAVLFFPTRAARFYDYENWGIVEAMRTKIEAGEVQLFCVDSIDAESLYNEQLHPYGRIDRHLQYEQYILNEVIPFISAKNNSGCLETAGCSMGAYHAINLAMKYPWLFKKAVGMSGRYDLTSSPGDFKDLFDGCRNEAIYFNMPGQYLSNLTDRTILQALHQLEVILAVGQTDPFLQGNCEFSSLLHQKGIPNQFHQWEDNAHRPRYWKQMVSLYI; translated from the coding sequence ATGAACAGAGCATATCATAAATGGTATAGTAAAAGTTTGCAGCGCGACATGGAGCTTTTGATATTTGGCCATGTCGGAAGGGCAGTGTTGTTTTTCCCAACCCGGGCGGCCCGTTTTTATGATTATGAAAATTGGGGCATAGTTGAGGCCATGCGAACCAAGATTGAGGCCGGCGAGGTTCAGCTATTTTGTGTAGATAGTATTGATGCCGAGAGTTTGTACAATGAACAGCTGCATCCCTATGGTCGGATTGATCGTCATTTACAATATGAACAGTATATTTTAAATGAGGTAATCCCATTTATCTCTGCAAAAAACAACTCGGGATGTCTGGAAACTGCCGGCTGTAGTATGGGCGCCTATCATGCCATAAACCTGGCCATGAAATATCCCTGGCTGTTTAAAAAGGCGGTGGGCATGAGTGGACGGTATGATCTTACCTCCAGCCCCGGCGATTTTAAAGACCTGTTTGATGGATGCCGCAATGAAGCTATTTATTTTAACATGCCTGGTCAATACCTTTCTAACTTAACAGATCGCACCATTCTGCAAGCGCTGCATCAATTGGAAGTAATACTTGCCGTGGGCCAAACCGATCCATTTTTGCAGGGCAACTGCGAATTTAGCAGTTTGTTGCATCAAAAGGGCATTCCAAACCAGTTTCATCAATGGGAAGACAATGCGCACAGGCCAAGGTACTGGAAACAAATGGTATCGCTGTATATTTAA